In Miscanthus floridulus cultivar M001 chromosome 8, ASM1932011v1, whole genome shotgun sequence, the sequence TAACTTTGTATTGGAGGCCTGATAATCAACAATAGCAATTAGCAAAACTATAAAATGCATTACTTTGGGATGCTTCTTCCATCCAATGAGTTTTTAGCTTCAAGAGCAGTTGGGGCATCAGTATACTGGATAAGCGCCTGTGAAAAGTCCGACCGTTAAGCTCAATGTAGAATAGAATAATGTGTAGGCAAATAGGCAGAAGAAACACATTACCTGGAAACCAGCTGCTTTCTCAAATGTAGCTATCTTGTGAACAAACCCAAATGCTGAAAATACCTAAATTAGGCACAACCAATTGTCAGACAGTTGAGGATTAGCCTATTCTCAACCAAATGGCAGAGTAGCAAGCGCAAGGTTACACGAAGAACAGATGGAGCACATCGGTGAATTGTGCTGGAGGCATGAATTCACAAGGTAGCTACTATACATCAGAAAATATGTACCCAGTgcagtgtcagtggcaagccttaccctcgcatgtgcaatgcgaggagaccgcgactcgaacccgggaccttgcggtcacaggcggtaagactctaccgcttgcactaggcccgcccttcataCATCAGAAAATATGTAATACAGAGAAAAGTTCCATGCTAAAGAAGCAGAATTCAACAAACAACAAACTTAATTAAAAGGCGTTTCTGAATCTTTTTGTTGATTTGTTGTTCTCAGTGAAGTACTTGCCTTGTGCCCATCTGCACTATTATTCAGGGAAGAATCTAATGCCGACTTTTTGGACTTCCTAACAATCTTATATTTCTTGCCAAGAACCAGGATATACGTCCTAAACTAACAGAGTGCAATCAACAATAGTGTTGCACGTTTTAAGACAAAATTTACTGAGTTTTTCAATAGATAGAAAGATATGGGTCATGTACAATCATTAAGTCGACATGCTTCGAAAAGATGTATAGCAACTGAAAAAAGATTTCCTAAAAATGTTGTTATCATCACCACAAATGTTCAATGAGAAACATatactaataaataaataaatttgtaCAGACCAAGCAATGCAGGAAGCTGCTCTGACATTTAATTGAATCCATTCATACATATATAGAGAGAATACTAACACTTACCAAATGAATGACTTCTATGGTAACATCATTAGGCTGGACACCTTCAAAAGTGACAAGTAGGACATTGCCAGAAGAATCACCAGTGCCTTTATTGTTGGTAATTTCTTGCCTGTTTGAATATTGGATATATACAGTTTTACCACGAACTTGAGCAGGTTCTGAAGATGAAGCATAATAGGACACCATTGAAATTGCCTGGTTTTGATCTGCCTGAAAATGAGCATGTTGAAGGGAAAACAGTAAGGAACACATTGACTAAGCTGGAAATTCGAATCATATATACAACTAAAAGCTCTGCAAGTTCAGCATACAGTCCACAACTTAAATTTCTTATAAATAAATATTGAAAAGCAATTTTCTTCTACTAAAAAGCGTTTCCTCTTTTGCAAAGAATAATATATCTTTATATAAGCTGTCGTCCCTGAGGCCCCTCATGAAAGTCAACAGATCTTATACGTTACAAGAAGCCAGGAAACGAAGTTTCTGTTGCTAGTAGTTAACATAATATTGATGCTAGTCCTTTTTATCCGATGTTAACTTTTCTGACAACATTATACATGGGATGGAGTGGATTGTTGATTACTAAGAGATTTTTTGTTTCTCATCCTATAGTATGTGGCTAGGCGGTGACTAATACATGCATATAtacttaaaaaaaagaaaaaataggaGATAAGTGGTCAATATTGGAGAGAAAGAGGAGACGAAGGCCCAGTTAAAAGCCCAAGTCTTGTGTTGTAAGCCAGTAACCCCCACTGACACCTTATCCCCTTATCGCCTCCTCTCCTgacctctcctccctctctccctcccgaaCACCCGAACTCCTCTGCTCGCGTCCGCCATCTCGCCCGCGCGCTGCCTCCTTCCCCACCAGCCGCCGCCACCCCCGTCGATGTTATCTCCTCCCCCCACCGCCGTCTGACGTCCGCGCCACCCCCACGCGTGCCTGCCTTGGCGGATCTGCCTGCTGCGACCGCCTTACGTCGCCTCTTACCCGACCGGCCGCCGCTACCCCACGTTACCTCCTTCCCCATCGTCGCCTTTTTGAACATTGCTCCTAATGCATGTCTTAAAGTCAATGCATCTCATCTAATAGTGGCACTTGTTGTTGTAAGTTGGCACCTGAGCTGGAACGGTATGCAACTATGGAAACAGCAGTCCACCCTAAAAGTTTGATCAAATAATATGAACCACCCCCAACCAGCACCCCGACATTCACAAACAAGAAACATCTAAATAGATGAGATCAAATATCATGAATCACCTAAATCATGATCATGCAAGAAACCTAGTGGCTGACAGGTCATTGCTTACAGTTTACCACACTGAACACCATGCAAATCACTAGATGCAATCTCGTAACACCTAAATCGCACTGACAATCGTGAATTCCTCGTAATCTCAATCATTCCTATAGCAGCCACGGGGCACAAATCGCTACCAGTATCACAATCGATCGGAGGAGGGAGTGGAGCGGGGGCTTACAAACTCGACGAAGGCCTGGTTGCGGTTGGCGCCGACGTTGCACATGGTGTTTACTACCCTGCCGAAGGGTTTGCAGAGCTCGACGAGCTCCTCCTCGGTGCATTCCCACGGCATGTTCCGCAGGTGCAGCACCTTGGACGGCGTCTGCGTGTACCGGAATTGCGTGGCCGACCCGGACGGCATCCTTGCTGGCTCGGCTTGCTCTCCGGGGGACGCGGGCGGTGGTGGCACTGCTGCTAGGGTTAGGTTTTGGTGGGGTTTTCTTATCGCGGCGCAGGGGTGGAGCCGCACGGTTGCTGAGGAGAGGGACGGGGTTGGCCTGTTGGGGATTGGGGATTGGGATGGGGGTGGCTGGGATGGGTTTGGTGACGATGCTGAGGCGCATCCGGCGAGCGGGCGCGCGTGTGGCCCCACGTGCAAGCGACGAATAGCGCGGCTCTGCTGCAACCGGCGACGATTGACCAACAATACCTCTCCTTTTAATTATCTCAACTAGAAATGGAAGCGGCGCTCTGCCAATGCCTCATTAGAGCTCAATTTAAGATTGGAAGGAAGTAGAACT encodes:
- the LOC136477167 gene encoding polypyrimidine tract-binding protein homolog 1-like isoform X3 is translated as MPSGSATQFRYTQTPSKVLHLRNMPWECTEEELVELCKPFGRVVNTMCNVGANRNQAFVEFADQNQAISMVSYYASSSEPAQVRGKTVYIQYSNRQEITNNKGTGDSSGNVLLVTFEGVQPNDVTIEVIHLVFSAFGFVHKIATFEKAAGFQALIQYTDAPTALEAKNSLDGRSIPKYLLPEHISACHMRITFSAHKDLNIKFQSHRSRDYTNPYLPVNQTAIEGIVQPIVGPDGKIKEPESNVLLASIENMQYAVTVDVLHTVFSAFGSVQKIAMFEKNSGMQALIQYPERCWSS
- the LOC136477167 gene encoding polypyrimidine tract-binding protein homolog 1-like isoform X2 codes for the protein MPSGSATQFRYTQTPSKVLHLRNMPWECTEEELVELCKPFGRVVNTMCNVGANRNQAFVEFADQNQAISMVSYYASSSEPAQVRGKTVYIQYSNRQEITNNKGTGDSSGNVLLVTFEGVQPNDVTIEVIHLVFSAFGFVHKIATFEKAAGFQALIQYTDAPTALEAKNSLDGRSIPKYLLPEHISACHMRITFSAHKDLNIKFQSHRSRDYTNPYLPVNQTAIEGIVQPIVGPDGKIKEPESNVLLASIENMQYAVTVDVLHTVFSAFGSVQKIAMFEKNSGMQALIQYPDITTTAVAKQALEGHCIYDGGYCA